One Heyndrickxia oleronia genomic window, TGGGCTTAGACGATTATTCTCTTATTTTGCTTCAAAATCAGTATGGAGTGTGAAACAAGGTAGCTCGATAAAGGATGATTATGAAAGAGATAGTAGTTTTTTTTATCTGCATATAGATGAATAAAGCTAAAGTCCATGTCTTTACACAAGATTTGTAAACACAACGCGTGATGAGTCTTTAGCCTCCTATCGTAGGAATATGTTGTTCGATAGGCAATAAATTCACGATAAAATAGGTCTAACTTTATATTGAAGCCTGTAATGAATGTTAATTCTTTCTTTTCTTCCTAAGAAAAAGCGGGGATGTCTTGTAATGACGTCCCCGCTTTTTGATTGGTAGATATTTTACTTTTGTAAATAGAAACAATATTAAAAGTTCTTCCCTTGTTTAAAAAGCAAATAGAAGAGTTGGTATCCTTCACTTGTAAGGATTTCACGGTTTTCTGGTAACCGTTGATTTAATGTCTCATCAACGATTCCCAACTCCTTAGCCTTTTGCCATGCTTCATTTTCTAAACAATCTATACCGATTGCTTTTAATATTAATTGTGCTGCCTGATCTCTAGTTAAAGTCTTTTCTTTATCGGTTAGTAGGGATGTAACTTCGTTTACATTTTCTACTCCTTTATCGGGGAAGACCCTTTCAATTGCACTGATGATTCGCACAAAATCATCATTAATCATCGGTTCATCGACCGGGAGTTTATTTTCATAGCCACCTTTTATTACACCAAGGCTTAACAGCTTTTTAATGGCTGGATAGTACCATTCATTTTGATAAGGATAATCCAAATCAAAATGGAATAAATGTGCCCCTTGTTTTTTTAGCTTTTTCTGAAGGGTAGTGATAAGTGATTTATCCTTGCTCATTTCTCTAAAATTAATTTGATGTTCGATGGACATGGCTGAGGCAACTCCAGCCGCTTGGGCAACTGACATTCCGGTCGGAACTACACGTGCACTTCCAGCAGCTAATGAATCATATCCGGCAGCCTTACTTGCGATTAGTAATCCATCAATTTCTAATGGAACGAGTGATCTAAATGGGATCGCATATTGAGTAGGTACTGCGAGAACATAGCCGTAATCTGCAGTGGATGTTGCTTGAATATCCACAGGATATCCACCTAAGGCAATACTATCCCAATGATCGCGATTTTCCCACAGGTCTGACATTGGTAATTGATACTCTGCTTTAATATGTCTAGTTTCTCTTATATATAATTCAGATGGGTAGCTAGCTATTTTTGCCTGTTCAAAACCAGGAAAATGCTCATTTAGAAATTTAACAATGTGCTTCGTTTCATTTTTTCCAATATCTAATGCTTTCTTCTTTGATTCTTCATTTAAACCATCTACACCAAAAATTTGTAAGGCATTAATATAGACACTACCATCTTTTTGTTTAGCAATATTCAATCCACGAAGTCGAGTTTGTGCATTTGATGGTTTATAAGCTGTATGGAGATCACTATATCCCCATGCTGTATTATTGTAGACTGTTCCACCGCCAAATACGCCATCCTTTGAGGCACGCTTAATCCCTTCCCAATCAACATCCTTTAAATGGATCATGAGGGTGACGGACATTTTTCTGTTTTTAAATCCGATATCTTCTCCACCTGTAAAATAAGGGGCTCCGGCCATTACAGCTAAGTCGGCATCCTTCGTAGAATCTATGAATCTTTGTGCATGGATTTCTTTTTCTTTATTTTCATAGTCTTTAATTTTTAGTCCAGTTAATTTGTTTCCATCTTTAATTACGGAAACAAGATCAGTTTCTAGAGCAAGTGTAAGATTAGGCTCGTTTTTAACCAGCTTCATAAAAG contains:
- a CDS encoding FAD-dependent oxidoreductase, yielding MKNKKLWITTGFSLFILIFIFVATQLIQHKNNSQQNNSLSYQQPKLKKTYDVIVVGGEPEGVAAAVAAARNGSKTLLIEKRDGLGGLFTYGMLNFLDIGKDMNNEPVNAGIFKEWHNLVGNQSAFDIEDAKAAFMKLVKNEPNLTLALETDLVSVIKDGNKLTGLKIKDYENKEKEIHAQRFIDSTKDADLAVMAGAPYFTGGEDIGFKNRKMSVTLMIHLKDVDWEGIKRASKDGVFGGGTVYNNTAWGYSDLHTAYKPSNAQTRLRGLNIAKQKDGSVYINALQIFGVDGLNEESKKKALDIGKNETKHIVKFLNEHFPGFEQAKIASYPSELYIRETRHIKAEYQLPMSDLWENRDHWDSIALGGYPVDIQATSTADYGYVLAVPTQYAIPFRSLVPLEIDGLLIASKAAGYDSLAAGSARVVPTGMSVAQAAGVASAMSIEHQINFREMSKDKSLITTLQKKLKKQGAHLFHFDLDYPYQNEWYYPAIKKLLSLGVIKGGYENKLPVDEPMINDDFVRIISAIERVFPDKGVENVNEVTSLLTDKEKTLTRDQAAQLILKAIGIDCLENEAWQKAKELGIVDETLNQRLPENREILTSEGYQLFYLLFKQGKNF